The Rattus rattus isolate New Zealand chromosome 1, Rrattus_CSIRO_v1, whole genome shotgun sequence genome includes a region encoding these proteins:
- the Cenps gene encoding centromere protein S isoform X2 has translation MEEVEAEEQQQYSHRQRLKAAVHYTVGCLCQEVELDKQVHLSKQTIAAISEVTFRQCENFAKDLEMFARHAKRSTITTDDVKLLSRRSNSLLKYITEKNEEITQLNLERKAKKKRKSEDEGRSSREPGAEELGDES, from the exons atggaggaggtggaggcTGAGGAGCAGCAGCAGTACTCTCACCGGCAG AGACTCAAGGCAGCAGTTCACTACACGGTCGGCTGTCTCTGCCAGGAGGTGGAGCTGGACAAACAGGTGCACTTGAGCAAACAGACCATTGCGGCCATCTCCGAGGTCACTTTTCGACAGTGCG aAAATTTTGCCAAAGACCTTGAAATGTTTGCCAG ACATGCGAAAAGAAGCACAATTACCACTGACGACGTGAAGCTCTTATCGAGGCGGAGTAATTCACTG ctAAAATACATTACAGAGAAGAACGAAGAGATCACACAGCTTAACCTGGAACGAAAggccaagaagaaaaggaagtcgGAGGATGAAGGCAGGAGCTCTAGGGAGCCCGGGGCTGAAGAGCTGGGCGATGAAAGTTAA
- the Cort gene encoding cortistatin isoform X1, which yields MDVCRPQSRWYQSLKYQGGPRPQSTDFRSPRRMGGCSTRGKRPSALSLLLLLLWGIAASALPLESGPTGQDSVQDAAGGRRTGLLTFLAWWHEWASQDSSSTAFEGDTPELSKRQERPPLQQPPHRDKKPCKNFFWKTFSSCK from the exons ATGGACGTGTGCAGACCCCAAAGCAGGTGGTACCAGAGCTTAAAATACCAAGGAGGCCCTCGTCCACAGAGCACAGACTTCAGGTCTCCAAGGAGGATGGGTGGCTGCAGCACAAGAGGCAAGCGGCCGTCAGCCctcagtctgctgctgctgctgctctgggggATCGCAGCCTCTGCCCTCCCCCTGGAGAGCGGTCCCACCGGCCAGGACAGCGTG CAGGATGCCGCAGGCGGGAGGAGGACCGGCCTTCTGACTTTCCTTGCCTGGTGGCATGAGTGGGCTTCCCAAGACAGCTCCAGCACCGCTTTCGAAGGGGATACCCCGGAGCTGTCTAAGCGGCAGGAAAGACCACCCCTCCAGCAGCCCCCGCACCGGGATAAAAAGCCCTGCAAGAACTTCTTCTGGAAAACCTTCTCCTCGTGCAAGTAG
- the Cort gene encoding cortistatin isoform X2 has translation MDVCRPQSRWYQSLKYQGGPRPQSTDFRSPRRMGGCSTRGKRPSALSLLLLLLWGIAASALPLESGPTGQDSVDAAGGRRTGLLTFLAWWHEWASQDSSSTAFEGDTPELSKRQERPPLQQPPHRDKKPCKNFFWKTFSSCK, from the exons ATGGACGTGTGCAGACCCCAAAGCAGGTGGTACCAGAGCTTAAAATACCAAGGAGGCCCTCGTCCACAGAGCACAGACTTCAGGTCTCCAAGGAGGATGGGTGGCTGCAGCACAAGAGGCAAGCGGCCGTCAGCCctcagtctgctgctgctgctgctctgggggATCGCAGCCTCTGCCCTCCCCCTGGAGAGCGGTCCCACCGGCCAGGACAGCGTG GATGCCGCAGGCGGGAGGAGGACCGGCCTTCTGACTTTCCTTGCCTGGTGGCATGAGTGGGCTTCCCAAGACAGCTCCAGCACCGCTTTCGAAGGGGATACCCCGGAGCTGTCTAAGCGGCAGGAAAGACCACCCCTCCAGCAGCCCCCGCACCGGGATAAAAAGCCCTGCAAGAACTTCTTCTGGAAAACCTTCTCCTCGTGCAAGTAG
- the Cenps gene encoding centromere protein S isoform X1 — translation MEEVEAEEQQQYSHRQRLKAAVHYTVGCLCQEVELDKQVHLSKQTIAAISEKILPKTLKCLPAWLLCPVPAPAARTLRALRSRTDTEHWLEGGGRHCYCCPVDSWASLSSVELVSQLLTSLVLVRLLPGALRLQRWTS, via the exons atggaggaggtggaggcTGAGGAGCAGCAGCAGTACTCTCACCGGCAG AGACTCAAGGCAGCAGTTCACTACACGGTCGGCTGTCTCTGCCAGGAGGTGGAGCTGGACAAACAGGTGCACTTGAGCAAACAGACCATTGCGGCCATCTCCGAG aAAATTTTGCCAAAGACCTTGAAATGTTTGCCAG CATGGCTGTTGTGCCCAGTCCCTGCTCCTGCAGCTAGGACATTGAGGGCCTTAAGATCAAGGACAGATACAGAGCACTGGCTGGAAGGTGGAGGGCGCCATTGTTACTGTTGCCCAGTGGACAGCTGGGCTTCGCTGTCCTCCGTGGAGCTGGTGTCTCAGCTCCTGACCTCACTCGTTTTAGTGCGGTTGCTCCCTGGTGCTTTGCGTCTGCAGCGATGGACCAGTTAG